CTTCAAAGATATATAGCTTCACCTCGCCAACATCGTACTTAGCATATACCCTTCCCTCGAGAATAGCTATAGATCCTTGGAGCCCCGGAGGTTTGATCTTGATGCTCGGAACTAGCTCAACCGAGAACTTCCTAACCTTATCAACAGATCTTCCAGAAACAGATCCTAGGTCATATACCAGTTGTAGCTGAGCATCGCTAGGCACATTTATAGTGGCCTCACCATGATACTCCAGACACTCATAGGTATATGTAGTTCTATCAACAGCCACAGCCACAGTTGGTGGCTCCTCACTAACAGGAGTATTCCAGCTAGCAGGCATCAGATTTACCCTCCCATCCCTACAGATCACACCTAGAACCACAGTTGGCCTTGGA
This region of Sulfolobales archaeon genomic DNA includes:
- a CDS encoding flavin reductase family protein encodes the protein MYIEYRGKFYRPLHPRPTVVLGVICRDGRVNLMPASWNTPVSEEPPTVAVAVDRTTYTYECLEYHGEATINVPSDAQLQLVYDLGSVSGRSVDKVRKFSVELVPSIKIKPPGLQGSIAILEGRVYAKYDVGEVKLYIFEVLLTRILEGLVDEWGIIFDKTNILLHGAGRVFHRVNPIKLFAKKRTP